A single Pangasianodon hypophthalmus isolate fPanHyp1 chromosome 27, fPanHyp1.pri, whole genome shotgun sequence DNA region contains:
- the arcn1a gene encoding archain 1a, with translation MVLLAAAVCTKAGKALVSRQFVEMTRTRVEGLLAAFPKLMNTGKQHTFVETESVRYVYQPLEKLYMVLVTTKNSNILEDLETLRLFSRVIPEYCRVLEESEISEHCFDLIFAFDEIVALGYRENVNLAQIRTFTEMDSHEEKVFRAVRETQEREAKAEMRRKAKELQQARRDAERGKKSPGFGGFGSSSSSSSTAIITDTLVEPEKPKPAPAPTRPSGPSRALKLGARGKEVDDFVDKLKSEGENIILSGTGKKPSEASKSLPAPVNTESVHLRIEEKITLTCGRDGGLQNMEILGMITLRVSDEKNGRIRLLINNNDKRGVQLQTHPNVDKKLFTAESLIGLKNPEKSFPLNNDVGVLKWRLQTTDESLIPLTINCWPSESGSSCDVNIEYELQEESLELNDVVISIPIPSGVGAPVIGDLDGEYRHDSRRNVLEWCLPVVDVKNKTGSLEFSIAGQPNDFFPVNVSFVSKGNYCDIQVNKVSQVDGNSPVRFSTETAFVVDKYEIL, from the exons GTGCTGTTGGCTGCAGCAGTGTGCACCAAAGCTGGAAAAGCTCTGGTGTCACGGCAGTTTGTAGAGATGACACGGACGCGGGTGGAGGGCCTGCTGGCCGCCTTCCCCAAGCTGATGAACACAGGCAAGCAGCACACGTTTGTGGAGACGGAGAGCGTACGCTATGTCTACCAGCCTCTGGAGAAGCTCTATATGGTGCTGGTCACCACCAAGAATAGCAACATCCTGGAGGACCTGGAGACCCTCCGCCTTTTCTCACGCGTG ATTCCGGAGTACTGCCGCGTGCTGGAGGAAAGCGAGATCTCGGAGCACTGCTTCGACCTCATCTTTGCCTTTGACGAGATTGTCGCCCTTGGTTACAGAGAGAACGTCAATCTGGCACAGATCAGGACATTCACTGAGATGGACTCTCACGAGGAGAAGGTGTTCCGCGCTGTTCGAGAG ACCCAGGAGCGGGAAGCAAAGGCTGAAATGAGGCGAAAAGCAAAGGAGCTGCAGCAGGCACGGCGGGACGCTGAGCGCGGGAAGAAATCTCCAGGTTTTGGTGGCTTcggcagcagcagtagcagcagcagcacagccattatcacagacacactggtCGAACCAGAGAAACCCAAACCTGCCCCAGCACCCACCAG GCCTAGCGGTCCCAGCAGAGCCCTCAAACTAGGGGCCAGGGGTAAAGAGGTGGACGACTTTGTGGATAAACTGAAGTCAGAGGGTGAGAACATTATCCTGTCTGGCACTGGCAAAAAACCCTCCGAAGCCTCTAAATCTCTGCCCGCTCCTGTTAACACAGAGAG TGTGCACCTTCGGATAGAGGAAAAGATCACTCTGACATGTGGACGAGATGGAGGGCTGCAGAACATGGAGATACTGGGCATGATCACCCTTCGGGTCTCAGACGAGAAGAACGGGCGAATCAGATTGCTCATCAACAACAATGATAAGAGAGGAGTCCAGTTACAG ACCCACCCCAATGTGGATAAGAAGCTGTTCACAGCAGAGTCTTTAATCGGCCTGAAGAACCCAGAGAAGTCGTTCCCCCTAAACAACGATGTGGGAGTGCTGAAGTGGAGACTCCAGACCACAGACGAGTCCCTTATACCGCTAACAA TAAACTGCTGGCCCTCAGAAAGTGGATCTAGCTGTGATGTTAACATTGAGTATGAACTGCAGGAGGAATCGCTGGAGCTTAATGACGTTGTCATCTCAATCCCCATACC ATCGGGCGTGGGCGCACCTGTGATTGGTGACCTGGACGGAGAGTATCGGCACGACAGCAGACGGAACGTTCTGGAGTGGTGTCTGCCCGTGGTGGACGTAAAGAACAAGACCGGCAGTCTGGAGTTCAGCATAGCCGGCCAGCCAAATGACTTCTTTCCCGTCAATGTATCGTTCGTCTCTAAAGGGAACTACTGTGACATTCAG GTCAATAAAGTGTCTCAGGTGGACGGGAACAGTCCGGTGCGGTTCTCCACAGAAACGGCTTTCGTGGTCGACAAGTATGAAATACTCTAA